The Zygotorulaspora mrakii chromosome 4, complete sequence nucleotide sequence TTGGTTTTCAACTCATTCtatgatataggaaatcAAGGTGTTATATGTCTCTATAAGTCGGAATCGCTATACTATCACCAATCGCTGAGCATGCTAATATCGCTTACTTCGAAGTTAACGTACTCTATCAACGGATATCTTATTAGAACTTCATGGGACCTGATTTCTCTTGCTATGTCCCAGGGAAAAATTCCATCTCGACAAAACTAACTCTGTTACGGCTGATAATACCAATACCATAAGGAGtgcatttttttagatATGATATATTTAGAGTCTGTGAGCTTCATTATCTTTtcctgaagaaaaatatgccGTAGTTGcagtttttttccaatcGATTGACATTGATAATTTGAAACTATATTGTGAGACTTACCCCGGCTTTTAAAATGCAATCGCTTCGCCACTCataaaaatttggcatACTCTTCTAAATCCACCGACAATAAATGGAGACCTGAATTCATGTTTTTGATAACTCAACTCGTTGTCAtttaaaagaaatgaataGCGTTCCTTTaccttctttctttgagcAACTACAGGAGATGATGAAAGCCTTAGCAGTATAAGCCTGTATCAGGTTAGGCAAGTAAAGGCGGTTCTTCGGTCTGCGGTGCTTTAATATTTTCCTCTGCGTTCAGTGATGGCCCCTGTATTTTATTCGattcttcattttgctGCAAAGGCGGTAGGTTATCAGTCGATGGTAAATGAAGAGATGTTTTAGGATTGACCTCGCTATCCAATTGTTCCAACTCTTTATCAAGTTCGTCTTCAAAGTCATCGACACCTACAATGCTGTGTGATAAGAcattatcaatttcattttgataCGATATTTGTTCGTGCACGCCATCCACTAGTTCATCGACATTCTTGAATTCTTGATTCAATTTGCTTAGTATGTCTTTACCTCTTTCTAAACCTTTTATGAACTGCACCTCAACTAATTTGAATTCCAAAGTTGACACTAAATTCTCTAAATTTATCAGCTGTTCAGAAGCTTGTTGTAATAGATGGTCTTGATAGTGTATCCTTTTCAACAGAAATCGAACCTttctatcatttttatagCCCTTTGGATTATCCTTTATCATATGTTTAAGCCTTTCACGTTCTGT carries:
- the VPS20 gene encoding ESCRT-III subunit protein VPS20 (similar to Saccharomyces cerevisiae VPS20 (YMR077C)); this encodes MGQKGSKVQITENDRAILQLKRSKDEIHKFTRKTDQLIGTERERLKHMIKDNPKGYKNDRKVRFLLKRIHYQDHLLQQASEQLINLENLVSTLEFKLVEVQFIKGLERGKDILSKLNQEFKNVDELVDGVHEQISYQNEIDNVLSHSIVGVDDFEDELDKELEQLDSEVNPKTSLHLPSTDNLPPLQQNEESNKIQGPSLNAEENIKAPQTEEPPLLA